From one Planktothrix agardhii NIES-204 genomic stretch:
- a CDS encoding TPR domain protein, producing the protein MKQKIIAGVALLAVFSPLTPAQAENLQQTQQLLSTKQCQNCDLSGAGLVLANLVGANLNGANLVGANLSRANLTGADLRGANLAGASLFGANLTGANLAGANLNGTDLRSSYLTNAILDAKSINNAQLVGVIGLPASVGDAEDFYRLGVSEAKAGHYVNAIDFYNQALRLDDKLAAAYFARSMALADLGNLTGAMADAKQAEQLYKTLNSPEGEKFSLQLVEALEYKLNPEENKPRGGFVGMLESAAPILLKLLF; encoded by the coding sequence ATGAAACAAAAAATTATCGCTGGTGTTGCTCTGTTAGCAGTATTCAGTCCCCTAACCCCAGCCCAAGCCGAAAATTTACAGCAGACTCAACAACTTCTTTCAACTAAACAATGTCAAAATTGCGACCTCAGTGGTGCGGGTTTGGTACTGGCGAATTTAGTCGGTGCTAACCTCAATGGTGCTAATCTGGTGGGAGCGAACCTTAGTCGAGCTAACCTGACGGGAGCAGACCTGCGGGGGGCAAACCTAGCTGGGGCAAGTTTATTCGGGGCTAACTTAACCGGGGCGAACCTGGCGGGGGCTAACCTCAACGGCACAGATTTAAGAAGTTCCTATCTCACTAATGCGATTTTAGATGCCAAAAGTATTAATAATGCTCAGTTAGTGGGTGTTATCGGACTTCCGGCGAGTGTGGGCGATGCGGAGGACTTTTACCGTCTGGGAGTGAGTGAAGCGAAAGCGGGACATTATGTTAATGCTATTGATTTTTATAATCAAGCATTGAGATTAGATGACAAGTTAGCCGCTGCCTATTTTGCTCGCAGTATGGCGCTGGCTGATTTAGGGAATTTAACAGGGGCTATGGCTGATGCAAAACAAGCCGAACAACTGTATAAAACTTTAAATTCCCCAGAGGGCGAAAAATTTTCCCTCCAGTTAGTTGAAGCCTTGGAATATAAATTAAATCCTGAAGAAAATAAACCTCGGGGCGGATTTGTCGGAATGTTAGAATCGGCGGCCCCGATATTATTAAAGTTGCTGTTTTAA
- a CDS encoding extracellular solute-binding protein, producing MQMDKKLAVSLLSLLFTVSFPLSVWAETVLEKVSQTGVLTAGVRTDAVPFGYTDKNDTLQGYSVDLIKLIQQRLEKQLNKPIKLELKTVNLKNRFEQVETGKLDIVCEATSITPEREQKVDFSTPYFTSGIQLLAREADAERLNPTLTSETELKTVRESNITVGFLLGTTTDDQFRPIYPEAKWQVIGSRADGIRRLKAEEIDLVASDGILLLGELWRQGLDFKAFALVPSQPLTFENYGCILPKNSSQWGTLVNQTITSEENTQLWNKWFDPKTGRFPYQRFQTSTKS from the coding sequence ATGCAAATGGACAAAAAACTTGCTGTTTCTCTTTTGAGTCTTCTTTTCACCGTTAGTTTTCCCCTCTCGGTTTGGGCGGAAACCGTGTTAGAAAAAGTCAGCCAGACAGGGGTATTGACGGCCGGGGTGAGGACGGATGCGGTTCCCTTTGGTTATACAGACAAAAATGACACCTTACAAGGGTATTCCGTTGATTTAATTAAACTTATTCAACAGCGCCTAGAAAAACAACTGAATAAACCGATTAAATTAGAATTAAAAACCGTTAACTTGAAAAATAGATTTGAGCAGGTAGAAACAGGTAAATTAGATATTGTCTGTGAAGCAACCAGTATTACTCCAGAACGAGAACAAAAGGTAGATTTTTCTACTCCCTATTTTACCAGTGGTATTCAACTTTTAGCAAGAGAAGCGGATGCAGAACGTTTAAACCCGACTCTTACTTCCGAAACCGAATTAAAAACAGTCAGGGAAAGTAATATTACAGTGGGATTCCTATTGGGAACAACGACAGATGATCAATTCCGTCCCATTTATCCTGAAGCGAAATGGCAAGTTATTGGAAGTCGTGCGGATGGAATTCGTCGCTTAAAAGCGGAAGAAATTGATTTGGTCGCTAGTGATGGGATTCTATTATTAGGCGAATTGTGGCGACAAGGACTAGACTTTAAAGCCTTTGCTTTAGTCCCCTCACAACCCCTAACCTTTGAAAATTATGGTTGTATTTTACCTAAAAATAGTTCTCAATGGGGAACTTTAGTTAATCAAACTATTACCAGCGAAGAAAATACCCAACTCTGGAATAAATGGTTTGATCCCAAAACCGGGCGTTTTCCTTATCAACGGTTTCAAACTAGCACAAAATCTTAA
- a CDS encoding pyridine nucleotide-disulphide oxidoreductase dimerisation region, whose translation MAVEYDLVVIGGGSGGLVVASAAAQLKAKVALIERDRLGGDCLWFGCVPSKSLIHASRVAYEVKNAAKFGIYTDNYNINFAKVASHVQQVISTIQPHDSPERFESLGVEVIFGDGQFLDNKTFSINGRKLTARAFVISTGSRAAIPNIPGLNQAGFLTNEQIFSIQNCPESLAIFGGGPIGCELGQAFSRLGSKVTILSSRNQILPKEDPEAAKVVQDQLLSENIVILNNTKAERVEIENGKKKIIAGNNIILADEILVSVGRVPNIESLNLEAAGVTINQSGIKVNHKLQTTNPYIYACGDVIGGYQFTHVAGYEAVVVLTNALFFPISKVNYRVIPWATFTDPELARVGLTEAQAKEKYGEDICFLKQHFAGVDRAIAEAKTLGFAKIITRSNGEILGAHLVGVSAGELIHEIVLAMSHGLKVSALTGIHIYPTLSEVNSKAALLLQKQKYAANTWQQTLLERFFNWRRSL comes from the coding sequence ATGGCTGTTGAATATGATTTGGTGGTGATTGGAGGTGGTTCTGGGGGGTTAGTTGTTGCTAGTGCCGCTGCCCAATTAAAGGCAAAAGTTGCCTTAATAGAACGCGATCGCTTAGGGGGGGATTGTTTATGGTTTGGTTGTGTTCCCAGTAAGTCTTTAATTCATGCTTCCAGGGTGGCTTATGAAGTTAAAAACGCGGCTAAATTTGGGATTTATACTGATAATTATAACATTAATTTTGCCAAAGTCGCAAGTCATGTTCAACAGGTTATTTCTACTATTCAACCCCATGATTCTCCCGAACGGTTTGAATCTTTAGGAGTTGAGGTTATTTTTGGAGATGGTCAATTTTTAGATAACAAAACCTTTAGTATTAACGGGCGTAAACTAACTGCTAGAGCTTTTGTAATTTCCACGGGTTCCCGGGCGGCTATTCCTAATATTCCAGGGTTAAATCAAGCGGGTTTTCTTACTAATGAACAGATATTTTCTATACAAAATTGTCCTGAATCCTTAGCAATTTTTGGAGGGGGGCCAATAGGTTGTGAACTGGGACAAGCCTTTTCGCGGTTAGGGTCAAAGGTGACAATTTTATCGAGTCGAAATCAGATTTTACCGAAAGAAGATCCGGAAGCTGCAAAGGTGGTTCAAGATCAATTATTATCGGAAAATATTGTGATTTTAAACAATACCAAAGCGGAAAGAGTTGAAATAGAAAATGGCAAAAAGAAAATTATTGCGGGGAATAATATTATTTTAGCCGATGAAATTTTAGTTTCCGTGGGACGAGTTCCCAATATTGAATCCTTGAATTTGGAAGCAGCAGGTGTTACTATTAATCAATCGGGAATTAAAGTTAATCATAAACTCCAAACCACTAATCCGTATATTTACGCTTGTGGGGATGTGATTGGGGGGTATCAATTTACTCATGTTGCGGGTTATGAAGCCGTTGTGGTGTTAACCAATGCCCTATTTTTTCCGATTAGTAAAGTTAACTATCGGGTGATTCCTTGGGCGACTTTTACCGATCCTGAATTAGCCAGAGTTGGGTTAACAGAAGCACAAGCAAAGGAAAAGTATGGGGAGGATATTTGTTTTTTAAAACAACATTTTGCGGGAGTTGATCGCGCCATTGCTGAAGCAAAAACCCTAGGATTTGCTAAAATTATTACTCGGAGTAATGGTGAAATTTTAGGGGCTCATTTAGTGGGTGTATCCGCCGGAGAGTTAATTCATGAAATTGTTTTAGCGATGTCTCATGGTTTGAAGGTTTCTGCTTTAACTGGGATTCATATTTATCCGACTTTATCTGAAGTTAATAGTAAGGCAGCTTTATTGTTACAAAAACAAAAATATGCAGCTAATACTTGGCAACAAACGCTTTTAGAACGGTTTTTTAATTGGAGGCGATCGCTTTAA